A window from Pseudomonas frederiksbergensis encodes these proteins:
- a CDS encoding dermonecrotic toxin domain-containing protein: MNDSTLHNTAPAPTPAALSAHASFIQSKLPGWLVEGSAEQRKTFRACLLKSNAARQALASVFEDLKNPVNFARSLLSEKLTGHLGSLDAEKSTLLREWKNSHLLGLIKTHHKTTEQTLVDAALQNFEPSEALSGGFEAGSAIYLSGYVEKKKSAVSPENFAGVCRELDIGMQYQRHISEILEPSATAGTTVTHSANQIKALIRNDDQNTFEAAIHIALMKKSINNDLYTLLLELKHAGSHKDLICSQLTLDGIALPGILILRDKWPQIKHVLYIPDDPDHAIKRYDSYNELQKALAIKLDTPSYRKFFNRFIPFERQGTPLTTGTLWSGESRLSNPSFAKPLVRVDIAGDIYETAFKQRIAHLKADARVLAVPTADANTAGSLKKRQELEAAGESLLVFAASFIPVIGEVMLAVTALQLLHSVYHGVAAWSRGDTDEALNDLLDVADAAALGIITAGAIKTTGIATHLVKIRLSDNSERLWHPDLTPYRNTLQLPENIHPNAQGLYKHNAKTYVALEDHFYEVKVDIATQKWELQHPSDPNGYAPQMVQNDAAGWRHLHEDPRAWDGLKLIRRLGPVARNIRQEAVEPILLVSGLDRLALIELHLNTQRPPPLLTDVLKRFDLRQEINDFKIERSKGTKTGTYSPFILMHLLTTLSGWPTTRYLTVVDGTETLFAFGDSANATLPELRLTYAQLRNGELTDAVVEQLETEELSELFKGLAPSTASNAERLAQCLEIKLAATKDLLFPKIYALTDQPENSIQEHIRTQYPTLPKSYLQQMTLSLSTLEKQQIVRERQLLPLMEKEAAEYSKEVETARTYEGLYLDSARPLDTDKLILTNLRHLPDWADSVHIEMRDATLNGTLLSSVGSDTAVHRRVLVRVGAQYRAYDAAGNSLNGLADLYTSIKAALPEAERFAIANRWTDRVKTALNNVIEHLHKQPLAIREADASWATEPVTPGLPLDTYFARQETPTNLSLRADGVYEQCPGQGGTHTYYVQENRLYYQVQYAKPGWQVIDARSPYRAYKPYVRKKAGGGWEIDTDSGLPGGTPGVGSSRHLDIPEEASGSYHSATEYIMPVPFTAAERDRMSSIRSFQQAINTRGNYDRANNGRYPLRDLKGQPLRIKKIQQQARSADGGTRYQAAAIKPYIQWEGFEDVANLYEEKLALRTFTAADCKMPEERTLIGQDMVSNKKPLVKGEILGVYGGGLIPGYVGVARKDPFLIDVLPGKLFTHARPSTVLLSGDNVLSRMNTLFEYEQGKPARQATTGYNVEAVPFDVVVQAQGAGTEKYLLYAFFATDDIPVDNELRWNYGYTEQAIRALFA; the protein is encoded by the coding sequence TTGAACGATTCGACTTTACACAATACGGCCCCCGCACCTACCCCTGCGGCCCTATCTGCTCACGCAAGTTTCATCCAGAGCAAGCTGCCTGGCTGGCTAGTCGAGGGATCCGCCGAACAACGCAAAACGTTTCGCGCTTGCCTGCTCAAAAGCAATGCCGCCAGGCAGGCGCTGGCCTCAGTCTTCGAGGATCTGAAAAACCCCGTGAACTTTGCCCGATCCTTGTTGAGTGAAAAGCTTACAGGGCACCTGGGATCGCTGGACGCTGAAAAATCCACATTGCTGCGCGAGTGGAAGAACTCCCATCTCCTGGGCCTGATCAAAACACATCATAAAACCACCGAACAAACGCTTGTAGACGCCGCTCTGCAGAACTTCGAACCTTCCGAAGCCCTGAGCGGTGGTTTTGAAGCGGGATCGGCCATCTATTTGTCCGGGTACGTCGAAAAGAAAAAAAGCGCTGTCAGCCCAGAAAACTTCGCCGGGGTTTGCCGCGAGCTGGACATTGGCATGCAGTACCAGAGACACATCAGCGAAATACTGGAACCTTCCGCGACTGCGGGAACAACCGTCACTCACTCGGCAAACCAGATAAAGGCCCTGATCAGGAACGACGATCAAAATACTTTTGAGGCGGCGATCCACATCGCCCTGATGAAGAAATCCATCAACAACGATCTTTACACGCTATTACTCGAACTGAAACACGCCGGCAGCCACAAGGACTTGATCTGCTCACAGCTGACACTGGACGGCATAGCCCTTCCGGGCATCCTGATACTTCGGGATAAATGGCCTCAGATCAAACACGTCCTTTACATTCCCGATGACCCCGATCACGCGATCAAACGATATGACTCATATAACGAGCTTCAAAAAGCCTTGGCAATCAAGCTGGACACACCCTCTTACCGCAAGTTCTTCAATCGCTTCATTCCGTTCGAGCGCCAGGGAACGCCGCTGACCACAGGCACTTTGTGGTCAGGCGAATCCCGCCTGAGTAATCCGTCTTTTGCCAAACCCTTAGTGCGTGTCGATATTGCCGGTGACATCTATGAAACGGCCTTCAAGCAACGCATTGCCCACCTGAAAGCTGATGCACGTGTGCTGGCGGTCCCCACGGCAGATGCCAACACCGCCGGCAGTTTGAAAAAACGTCAGGAGCTCGAGGCCGCAGGAGAGTCGCTGTTGGTTTTCGCCGCGTCCTTCATACCGGTCATCGGTGAAGTGATGCTGGCGGTAACAGCCTTGCAGTTACTCCACTCGGTCTATCACGGCGTCGCCGCCTGGAGTCGTGGCGATACCGATGAAGCGTTGAATGATCTGCTCGACGTCGCAGACGCCGCAGCCCTGGGCATCATCACGGCCGGCGCAATAAAAACCACCGGGATCGCCACTCACCTGGTGAAAATCAGGTTGAGCGACAATAGCGAACGACTCTGGCACCCCGATCTGACGCCCTACCGGAATACACTTCAACTTCCTGAAAACATCCATCCCAACGCTCAAGGCTTGTACAAACACAACGCAAAAACCTATGTAGCACTGGAAGACCATTTCTATGAAGTAAAGGTCGACATCGCCACCCAAAAGTGGGAGCTGCAACACCCTTCTGACCCAAACGGGTATGCACCACAGATGGTACAAAACGATGCCGCCGGATGGCGCCATCTACACGAGGACCCGCGCGCCTGGGATGGGTTGAAACTGATCAGGCGTCTTGGCCCTGTCGCACGCAATATCCGCCAAGAAGCCGTCGAGCCCATTCTGCTGGTCAGCGGACTAGACCGATTGGCTCTCATTGAACTTCATCTGAACACCCAACGTCCGCCGCCCCTGCTGACCGATGTGTTGAAGCGCTTTGATTTGAGGCAGGAAATAAATGATTTCAAGATAGAACGCAGCAAAGGCACTAAAACCGGCACTTACTCACCGTTCATCTTGATGCACCTGCTCACCACACTGAGCGGCTGGCCAACCACTCGATACCTGACCGTAGTCGACGGGACTGAAACGCTCTTTGCTTTTGGTGACTCCGCCAATGCAACACTGCCAGAACTTAGATTGACCTACGCCCAACTCAGAAACGGCGAACTGACTGACGCTGTTGTCGAGCAGTTGGAAACTGAAGAGCTCAGTGAGCTGTTCAAAGGGCTGGCACCCTCCACTGCCTCTAACGCAGAGCGCCTGGCGCAGTGTCTCGAGATCAAACTTGCGGCAACAAAAGATCTGCTGTTTCCAAAAATTTATGCACTGACCGATCAACCGGAAAACTCGATACAGGAACACATTCGCACCCAGTATCCAACGCTGCCAAAAAGCTATCTGCAACAAATGACACTCAGCCTCAGCACACTGGAAAAACAACAAATCGTGCGGGAACGGCAGTTGCTGCCACTCATGGAAAAGGAAGCAGCCGAATATTCCAAGGAAGTTGAAACAGCACGTACTTATGAGGGGCTTTATCTTGATTCGGCTCGCCCGCTCGACACCGACAAACTCATCCTCACGAACCTCAGGCACTTGCCTGACTGGGCCGACTCGGTGCACATCGAAATGCGTGATGCAACTCTCAACGGCACATTGCTGAGCAGCGTCGGCAGTGACACAGCCGTTCATCGCAGAGTTCTGGTTCGAGTAGGCGCGCAGTACAGGGCTTACGATGCTGCAGGAAATTCGCTTAATGGATTGGCCGACCTCTATACCTCGATCAAAGCGGCCCTGCCTGAAGCCGAGCGCTTTGCCATCGCCAATCGCTGGACTGACCGTGTCAAAACCGCGCTCAACAACGTTATTGAGCATTTACACAAACAACCTTTGGCTATTCGGGAAGCTGATGCGTCATGGGCTACCGAGCCTGTAACCCCAGGCTTGCCTCTTGATACCTATTTTGCCCGGCAAGAAACACCGACGAACCTGTCGCTGCGCGCAGATGGCGTTTATGAACAGTGCCCCGGACAAGGTGGCACGCACACGTATTACGTGCAGGAAAACCGCCTGTACTATCAAGTGCAATACGCCAAACCGGGCTGGCAAGTCATCGATGCGCGCAGCCCCTATCGAGCGTACAAGCCTTATGTGCGGAAAAAGGCTGGGGGTGGTTGGGAGATCGATACCGATAGCGGATTACCGGGCGGCACCCCGGGCGTTGGCTCGTCAAGGCACCTCGATATTCCGGAGGAGGCGAGCGGCAGCTATCACAGCGCCACCGAATACATCATGCCTGTGCCATTCACTGCCGCCGAACGCGACCGAATGTCCAGCATCAGATCCTTTCAACAGGCCATCAACACACGCGGCAACTATGATCGCGCCAACAACGGCCGTTACCCCCTCAGGGACTTGAAAGGGCAACCGTTACGCATCAAAAAAATTCAGCAGCAGGCCAGATCAGCTGATGGCGGTACCCGCTACCAGGCCGCGGCAATCAAACCTTACATTCAATGGGAGGGCTTCGAAGACGTAGCCAACCTGTACGAAGAGAAACTGGCGCTACGTACATTCACCGCCGCCGACTGCAAGATGCCTGAGGAAAGGACCTTGATCGGACAAGACATGGTGAGCAACAAAAAGCCGCTGGTTAAAGGGGAGATTCTTGGGGTCTATGGGGGAGGATTGATACCCGGTTATGTCGGTGTCGCCAGAAAGGACCCGTTCCTCATCGATGTACTGCCCGGGAAGCTGTTCACCCACGCCCGACCTTCTACCGTTCTATTGTCTGGAGACAATGTGCTGTCCCGAATGAATACGCTCTTCGAGTATGAACAGGGCAAGCCGGCACGACAGGCAACAACGGGTTACAACGTCGAAGCCGTGCCGTTCGATGTGGTGGTTCAAGCCCAAGGCGCAGGCACGGAAAAATACTTGCTGTACGCCTTCTTTGCCACCGACGACATTCCCGTCGATAACGAGCTGCGTTGGAACTATGGCTACACCGAGCAAGCGATCAGAGCCCTGTTCGCCTGA
- a CDS encoding NAD synthetase, translating to MSNPLPGIGMDYSPSQFMARQRIESQINLPRLFAAIDADPGIVGAGVVYIDAEFNVVTLREFKPICSIRPKRIILREAQKYIAPAQFAQQVRDNPRESRLVGEAVNTSLSCVGAVIGWIVVLSGSVAIPFSAGASTVVAALGYTAAAASTVQCFASGYRTRNEIVNPARNDELDSEEWYQYTMIALDAASLVGVGASALTTLKLVRLNKATTGKSVREVLRGLNRQERAKLTKELLSINDPRLTSKMIKLKQLSGELPKRFTPTEVKHATVTQIKDALGAAIGFTGSAISGNVRTIAVGLYEEAEQ from the coding sequence ATGAGCAACCCCTTACCGGGTATCGGCATGGACTACAGCCCCTCCCAGTTCATGGCCCGCCAACGCATCGAAAGCCAGATCAACCTGCCACGCCTGTTCGCCGCCATCGACGCCGACCCCGGAATCGTCGGCGCGGGCGTGGTGTACATCGATGCCGAATTCAACGTAGTGACCCTGCGCGAGTTCAAGCCGATTTGCAGCATCAGGCCCAAGCGAATCATTTTGCGCGAGGCGCAGAAGTACATTGCGCCTGCTCAATTCGCCCAGCAGGTGCGGGACAATCCGCGTGAATCGCGCCTGGTGGGTGAGGCAGTCAACACCAGCTTATCGTGCGTGGGTGCAGTGATCGGCTGGATCGTAGTGCTCAGTGGTTCCGTGGCTATTCCGTTTTCGGCAGGGGCAAGTACGGTGGTCGCTGCGCTCGGTTATACCGCTGCGGCTGCCAGCACCGTGCAGTGTTTTGCCAGCGGCTATCGGACCCGCAATGAGATCGTCAACCCTGCCCGTAACGATGAGCTCGACAGCGAAGAGTGGTACCAGTACACCATGATTGCGCTGGATGCTGCGTCCTTGGTCGGGGTAGGCGCATCCGCGCTGACAACACTCAAACTGGTCAGGCTGAATAAGGCCACGACCGGGAAAAGTGTCAGGGAAGTGCTCAGGGGGCTGAATCGACAGGAACGTGCCAAATTGACCAAAGAACTATTGAGCATCAACGACCCGCGCTTGACGTCGAAGATGATCAAGTTGAAGCAGTTGTCGGGTGAATTGCCCAAGCGTTTCACACCCACCGAGGTCAAGCATGCAACGGTCACTCAGATAAAAGACGCCTTGGGCGCCGCTATCGGTTTTACCGGCAGTGCAATTTCGGGGAATGTCCGCACCATTGCCGTAGGCCTGTACGAGGAGGCTGAGCAATGA
- a CDS encoding YgiQ family radical SAM protein, translated as MQTAKPLFDYPKYWAECFGPAPFLPMSREEMDQLGWDSCDIIIVTGDAYVDHPSFGMAIIGRLLESQGFRVGIIAQPDWQSKDDFMKLGEPNLFFGVAAGNMDSMINRYTADKKIRSDDAYTPGGMAGKRPDRASLVYSQRCKEAYKNVPIVLGGIEASLRRIAHYDYWQDRVRNSILIDACADILLYGNAERAIVEVAQRLSYGHKIEDITDVRGTAFIRRDTPKDWYEIDSTRIDRPGKIDKIINPYVNTQDTQACAIEQEKGPVEDPSEAKVVQILASPKMTRDKTVIRLPSVEKVRGDAVLYAHANRVLHLETNPGNARALVQKHGEVDVWFNPPPIPMTTEEMDYVFGMPYARIPHPAYGKEKIPAYDMIRFSVNIMRGCFGGCTFCSITEHEGRIIQNRSEESIIREIEEIRDKVPGFTGVISDLGGPTANMYRIACKTPEIESACRKPSCVFPGICPNLNTDHSSLIQLYRSARALPGVKKILIASGLRYDLAVESPEYVKELVTHHVGGYLKIAPEHTEEGPLNQMMKPGIGSYDKFKRMFEKYSKEAGKEQYLIPYFIAAHPGTTDEDMMNLALWLKGNGFRADQVQAFYPSPMATATAMYHSGKNPLRKVTYKSDAVTIVKSEEQRRLHKAFLRYHDPKGWPMLREALTRMGRADLIGPGKNQLIPLHQPATDSYQSARRKNSTPAGSHKVAGEKTTKILTQHTGLPPRASDGGNPWDKREQAKAAAFARNQQAAKDRKDAAKGKGPKPARKPVVPR; from the coding sequence ATGCAAACAGCCAAGCCGTTATTTGACTATCCCAAGTACTGGGCCGAATGTTTCGGTCCAGCGCCATTCCTGCCGATGAGCAGGGAGGAGATGGATCAGCTTGGCTGGGATTCATGCGACATCATCATCGTCACCGGTGATGCGTACGTTGACCATCCGTCGTTCGGCATGGCAATCATCGGCCGGCTGCTGGAGTCGCAAGGCTTCCGCGTCGGGATCATTGCCCAGCCAGACTGGCAGTCCAAAGACGACTTCATGAAGCTCGGCGAGCCGAACCTGTTCTTCGGTGTCGCGGCCGGCAACATGGACTCGATGATCAACCGCTACACCGCCGACAAGAAAATCCGCTCCGATGACGCCTATACCCCTGGCGGCATGGCGGGCAAACGTCCGGATCGCGCGAGCCTGGTTTACAGCCAGCGTTGCAAGGAAGCCTACAAGAACGTGCCGATCGTTCTTGGTGGCATCGAAGCCTCCCTGCGTCGCATCGCCCACTACGATTACTGGCAGGACCGGGTTCGCAACTCGATCCTGATCGACGCCTGCGCCGACATCCTGCTCTACGGCAACGCCGAGCGTGCGATCGTCGAAGTTGCCCAGCGTCTGTCCTACGGTCACAAGATCGAAGACATCACCGACGTGCGCGGTACCGCGTTCATTCGTCGCGATACCCCGAAAGACTGGTACGAAATCGATTCCACGCGTATTGACCGTCCGGGCAAGATCGATAAGATCATCAACCCGTACGTGAACACCCAGGACACCCAAGCCTGTGCCATCGAGCAGGAAAAGGGCCCGGTTGAAGACCCGAGCGAAGCCAAGGTCGTGCAGATCCTGGCGAGTCCGAAGATGACTCGCGACAAGACCGTGATTCGTTTGCCGTCGGTTGAGAAAGTCCGCGGTGACGCAGTTCTTTATGCTCACGCCAACCGCGTGCTTCACCTGGAAACCAACCCGGGCAACGCCCGTGCGCTGGTGCAGAAGCACGGCGAAGTCGACGTCTGGTTCAACCCGCCTCCGATTCCGATGACCACCGAAGAAATGGACTACGTGTTCGGCATGCCCTATGCGCGCATTCCGCACCCGGCGTACGGCAAGGAAAAGATCCCTGCCTACGACATGATCCGCTTCTCGGTGAACATCATGCGTGGCTGCTTCGGCGGCTGCACCTTCTGCTCGATCACCGAGCACGAAGGCCGGATCATCCAGAACCGTTCCGAAGAGTCGATCATTCGCGAAATCGAAGAGATCCGCGACAAGGTCCCCGGCTTCACCGGCGTCATTTCCGACCTCGGCGGTCCGACCGCGAACATGTACCGCATCGCCTGCAAGACCCCGGAAATTGAATCCGCGTGCCGCAAACCGTCGTGCGTGTTCCCCGGCATCTGCCCGAACCTGAACACCGATCACTCGTCGCTGATTCAGCTGTACCGCAGCGCCCGTGCCTTGCCGGGTGTGAAGAAGATCCTGATCGCTTCCGGTCTGCGCTACGACCTCGCAGTCGAGTCACCGGAATACGTCAAAGAGCTGGTGACCCACCACGTCGGTGGTTACCTGAAGATCGCCCCGGAACACACCGAGGAAGGTCCGCTCAATCAGATGATGAAACCGGGCATCGGCAGCTATGACAAGTTCAAGCGCATGTTCGAGAAGTACTCCAAGGAAGCCGGGAAAGAGCAGTACCTGATTCCGTACTTCATCGCCGCTCACCCGGGCACCACCGACGAAGACATGATGAACCTGGCCCTGTGGCTCAAGGGCAACGGCTTCCGTGCCGACCAGGTGCAGGCGTTCTACCCGTCGCCGATGGCCACCGCCACCGCGATGTACCACTCGGGCAAGAACCCGCTGCGCAAAGTCACTTACAAGAGCGACGCCGTGACCATCGTCAAGAGCGAAGAGCAGCGTCGCCTGCACAAGGCGTTCTTGCGTTATCACGACCCCAAAGGCTGGCCGATGCTGCGTGAAGCGCTGACCCGCATGGGCCGCGCCGACCTGATCGGGCCGGGCAAGAACCAGTTGATCCCGCTGCACCAACCGGCGACCGATAGCTACCAGAGCGCCCGTCGCAAGAACTCGACGCCGGCTGGCAGCCACAAAGTTGCGGGTGAGAAGACCACCAAGATCCTGACCCAGCACACTGGCTTGCCACCGCGCGCCAGCGATGGCGGCAACCCGTGGGACAAGCGTGAACAGGCCAAGGCTGCGGCATTCGCCCGCAACCAGCAGGCGGCCAAGGATCGCAAGGATGCGGCCAAAGGCAAGGGGCCCAAACCGGCCCGCAAGCCAGTCGTGCCGCGTTAA